Proteins encoded by one window of Synechococcus sp. WH 7805:
- a CDS encoding CCA tRNA nucleotidyltransferase — translation MGAISRLELPGIPPELTLALVEQVRLQGLGRLALVGGAVRDALLHQCYGASWTGLPDLDLVLEGSCADLARGLQQRFGAERMPWLQLHERFGTAELMLDGVLIDLAGAREERYPLPGENPIVQPGPLEEDLARRDFTANAMALVLHGDGSQQLLDPHGGLDHLASRQLVFLHEASVSDDPTRVIRAARYGARLGFDLDSGSLQQLKTTLERWPWAWRHGDVVDEVPPALGTRLRMELDLLLEREPWPQALTLLQKWSALPLLDPLLQSEAKLICRLRRAARLQLPLLSALIAAAEEPVALAQRLEIPMQQLRWLEQLQALRHWLEQEVLPQPWRQWGALEWTSRLEQANWSAPVVALAVIETPLCWRPMLRWWGRWRHATASVSARDLIAQGMQPGPLLGEALRRSRDQVLEGLR, via the coding sequence ATGGGGGCGATCTCACGCCTTGAGCTGCCAGGCATTCCCCCGGAGTTGACGTTGGCCCTCGTCGAGCAGGTTCGACTCCAGGGGCTTGGGCGGTTGGCTCTGGTCGGTGGTGCCGTCCGTGATGCCCTGCTCCATCAATGCTATGGGGCCTCCTGGACAGGGCTTCCGGATCTGGATCTGGTGCTGGAAGGATCCTGCGCTGATCTGGCCCGTGGTCTCCAGCAAAGGTTCGGTGCTGAGCGGATGCCGTGGCTGCAGTTGCATGAGCGCTTCGGCACGGCGGAACTGATGCTGGATGGCGTGCTGATCGATCTGGCCGGTGCCCGTGAGGAGCGGTATCCCCTACCGGGCGAGAACCCAATCGTTCAACCGGGACCGCTCGAAGAGGATCTGGCACGCCGGGATTTCACGGCGAATGCCATGGCGTTGGTGTTGCATGGCGATGGCAGCCAGCAGCTGCTGGATCCCCATGGTGGTCTCGACCACCTGGCTTCACGGCAGTTGGTGTTTTTGCATGAGGCCAGCGTTTCTGATGACCCAACGCGCGTGATTCGCGCTGCCCGTTATGGCGCCCGGCTTGGATTCGATCTCGATTCGGGATCCCTGCAGCAGTTGAAGACCACGCTGGAGCGCTGGCCTTGGGCCTGGCGGCATGGCGATGTTGTGGATGAGGTGCCTCCAGCCCTGGGGACCCGCTTGCGTATGGAGCTGGATCTGCTCCTGGAGCGGGAACCCTGGCCGCAGGCTCTGACCTTGCTGCAGAAATGGTCTGCGCTGCCTCTTCTGGATCCGTTGTTGCAGAGCGAGGCCAAGCTCATATGCAGATTGCGGCGGGCTGCACGTCTGCAACTTCCCTTGCTCAGCGCCTTGATCGCCGCAGCCGAGGAACCCGTCGCTCTGGCTCAGCGGCTTGAGATTCCCATGCAGCAGTTGCGCTGGCTGGAGCAACTGCAAGCGCTGCGGCACTGGCTGGAGCAGGAGGTGTTGCCCCAGCCATGGCGCCAATGGGGAGCTCTGGAGTGGACCTCACGTCTTGAGCAGGCCAACTGGTCCGCGCCGGTGGTGGCTTTGGCGGTGATCGAAACCCCACTGTGCTGGCGCCCGATGCTGCGCTGGTGGGGGCGCTGGCGGCATGCGACCGCCTCGGTCAGCGCCAGGGACTTGATCGCCCAGGGCATGCAACCTGGACCGCTGTTAGGGGAGGCGCTGCGTCGCTCCCGGGATCAGGTGCTGGAGGGACTGCGATGA
- the kdsB gene encoding 3-deoxy-manno-octulosonate cytidylyltransferase: MTIQRSVVAVPARLASSRLPDKVLAEIGGKPMIQRVLERCAHAAGPAAVVLCTDSSRLQQLAQGWGFPVLMTSDSCSSGSERIASVADQLVAKAWVERVDCWDEPQRAERLRTTAVINVQGDQPFLDPAVVTAMVEEFGRREPVPAVVTPIYRLTADTIHNPAVVKTLVAHDGRALYFSRSAIPHVRDVDPADWHRHAPYWGHVGMYGFRGDVLAQWDQLPASPLEDLERLEQLRLIEAGHTVATFRVEGTSLSVDTPEQLEEARRMART; the protein is encoded by the coding sequence ATGACGATTCAGCGTTCAGTGGTGGCGGTGCCGGCCCGGTTGGCGTCCTCCCGCTTGCCCGACAAAGTATTGGCGGAGATTGGCGGCAAGCCAATGATCCAGCGGGTGCTGGAACGCTGCGCCCATGCCGCTGGGCCTGCAGCAGTGGTGCTCTGCACGGACAGTTCTCGGCTGCAGCAGCTGGCTCAGGGGTGGGGTTTTCCGGTGCTGATGACTTCGGACTCTTGCAGCTCCGGTAGCGAGCGCATCGCCTCCGTGGCCGACCAGCTGGTGGCTAAGGCCTGGGTCGAGCGGGTTGATTGTTGGGATGAACCGCAGAGAGCCGAGCGGCTCCGCACCACGGCCGTGATCAATGTGCAGGGTGACCAGCCCTTTCTTGACCCTGCTGTCGTAACTGCGATGGTTGAGGAATTCGGACGGCGCGAGCCTGTGCCCGCAGTGGTGACACCGATCTACCGCTTGACCGCGGACACCATCCACAATCCAGCCGTCGTGAAAACCCTGGTGGCCCACGATGGCCGGGCGTTGTACTTCTCCCGTTCCGCCATCCCCCATGTCCGTGACGTGGATCCCGCTGACTGGCATCGGCATGCGCCTTACTGGGGACATGTGGGTATGTATGGCTTCCGGGGGGATGTGCTGGCCCAATGGGATCAACTGCCGGCTTCTCCTCTTGAAGATCTCGAGCGCCTGGAGCAGCTGCGCTTGATCGAAGCCGGGCATACGGTCGCCACCTTCAGGGTGGAGGGAACCTCACTCTCTGTGGATACACCGGAGCAGCTGGAGGAGGCCCGCCGGATGGCTCGCACGTAG
- a CDS encoding glycosyltransferase, producing the protein MTTLAPIPIFIGYDPRERAATNVLIDSLYQHSTSPLAITPLVTPQLEAQGLYRRQRDPKQSTAFSFTRFLVPHLMGYQGWAIFMDCDMLCRGDIKQLWDQRDDRYGAMCVQHEHVPGETVKFLGEVQSAYPKKNWSSLMLLNCSRCTALTVDYVNRATGLELHRFHWLEGDHEIGALDAGWNHLVDVQDAPTAAAEEGGPRLLHWTLGGPWFREQRTMGGPLAAEWFSARDDAMKLWD; encoded by the coding sequence GTGACGACCCTCGCTCCGATTCCGATCTTCATCGGTTACGACCCGCGGGAGCGGGCTGCCACCAATGTGCTGATCGACAGCCTGTATCAGCACAGCACGTCGCCACTGGCGATCACGCCCTTGGTGACCCCCCAACTGGAGGCTCAGGGGCTGTACCGGCGCCAGCGGGATCCCAAGCAGAGCACGGCGTTTTCCTTCACCCGCTTTCTGGTGCCCCATTTGATGGGGTATCAGGGCTGGGCGATTTTCATGGACTGCGACATGCTCTGCCGCGGTGATATCAAGCAGCTCTGGGACCAGCGGGATGATCGCTATGGAGCGATGTGCGTGCAGCACGAGCATGTGCCCGGCGAAACGGTGAAATTTCTGGGGGAAGTGCAGAGCGCTTACCCGAAGAAGAACTGGAGCTCGCTGATGTTGCTGAACTGCAGCCGCTGCACGGCGTTGACCGTGGACTATGTGAACAGGGCCACAGGATTGGAACTCCACCGATTCCATTGGCTGGAGGGCGATCATGAGATCGGTGCCTTGGATGCTGGTTGGAACCATCTCGTGGATGTGCAGGACGCACCCACGGCGGCTGCGGAAGAAGGTGGTCCGCGCTTGCTGCACTGGACCCTCGGCGGCCCCTGGTTCAGGGAGCAGCGCACGATGGGTGGGCCGCTTGCGGCGGAATGGTTCTCGGCCCGTGATGACGCCATGAAGCTCTGGGACTGA
- the kdsA gene encoding 3-deoxy-8-phosphooctulonate synthase: protein MAARQVSLGSITFANDAPFVLIGGVNVLESQQFALDAAAKYADVCRRLAIPLVFKASFDKANRSSVHSFRGPGLEEGLAMLQAVKDTHGMPVITDVHTPEQAAPAAEVCDIIQLPAFLARQTDLVEAMAQTGAVINIKKPQFLSPSQMANVVEKFRECGNERLLICERGSNFGYDNLVVDMLGFGVMKRCCDDLPLIFDVTHALQCRDPGGAASGGRRSQVLDLARAGMAIGLAGLFLESHPDPSQARCDGPSALPLEQLEPFLSQLKAVDDLVKSLPALTIQ, encoded by the coding sequence ATGGCAGCGCGGCAGGTCAGTCTTGGGTCAATCACCTTCGCCAACGACGCGCCCTTCGTGCTGATCGGCGGGGTGAACGTGCTGGAGTCGCAGCAGTTCGCCCTCGATGCAGCAGCGAAGTACGCCGATGTCTGCCGCCGGCTCGCGATCCCTCTGGTCTTCAAAGCGTCCTTTGACAAGGCCAACCGATCATCGGTTCACTCGTTCCGTGGACCCGGACTGGAGGAGGGCCTGGCGATGCTTCAGGCCGTCAAAGACACCCATGGGATGCCCGTGATCACGGACGTGCATACACCCGAGCAGGCCGCTCCAGCTGCAGAGGTGTGCGACATCATCCAACTCCCGGCATTTCTGGCCCGCCAGACGGATCTGGTGGAAGCGATGGCGCAAACCGGCGCAGTGATCAACATCAAGAAGCCGCAGTTTCTGAGCCCCTCTCAGATGGCCAACGTGGTGGAGAAGTTCCGCGAGTGCGGCAATGAGCGGTTGCTGATCTGCGAGCGCGGCAGCAATTTTGGCTACGACAACCTGGTGGTGGACATGTTGGGGTTTGGCGTCATGAAGCGCTGCTGCGACGACTTGCCTCTGATTTTTGATGTCACCCATGCGTTGCAGTGCCGTGATCCCGGCGGTGCGGCGTCGGGAGGTCGCCGCAGTCAGGTGCTGGATCTGGCCCGCGCCGGAATGGCCATCGGACTGGCAGGTCTGTTTCTGGAGTCCCATCCAGATCCAAGTCAGGCCCGCTGCGATGGACCGAGCGCCCTGCCGCTGGAGCAACTGGAACCCTTCCTCTCCCAACTCAAGGCTGTGGATGACCTGGTGAAATCCCTGCCAGCCCTCACCATCCAATGA